A genomic window from Camelina sativa cultivar DH55 chromosome 2, Cs, whole genome shotgun sequence includes:
- the LOC104742256 gene encoding uncharacterized protein LOC104742256, with amino-acid sequence MEKKVSSAAAVVPQLLRNIIIAVVVFADESLIHVSGKSKLLEKLRMFLVACFLFFLRSFPSVVVSFANPNPTRRMTTKNKKKKLEMISDCEESGIGRAIWQLLSAMNEIPVSSRKYQVVRSLAERLIEENHGFALFDLNRRVLNASFSRTLSRLEAAVTVECNNRRDISEPVGYGLNRMVRAAVRAVGDGLTGWGGEEETADQSAEKLAAELLWLVEKMAVYGFAGEAVEKWASASNLASLALSSEPRLQSSLVQISALLFKEAKKDTEMERDEEKSTRDDETNKKMLVSWIPLLCRASNGADKPVLRSSEREELEKVLEKMISELKEEEQERVLSLWLHHYTHCSSSDWPDLNGSYVRWCHSSRQLLLSYYVPSESLYTLEA; translated from the exons atggaGAAGAAGGTATCATCAGCAGCTGCTGTAGTTCCTCAGCTCCTCCGCAACATAATCATCGCCGTCGTTGTTTTCGCCGATGAATCTCTCATTCATGTCTCCGGGAAATCAAAGCTTCTCGAGAAACTCCGTATGTTTCTCGTTGcatgtttcctcttcttcttgcgCTCTTTTCCTTCCGTCGTCGTCTCTTTCGCAAACCCTAATCCGACGAGGAGGATGACGacgaagaataagaagaagaagcttgagatgATAAGCGATTGCGAAGAATCAGGAATCGGTCGAGCGATTTGGCAGTTGCTGTCGGCTATGAATGAAATCCCGGTGAGTTCTAGAAAGTACCAAGTGGTTCGATCCTTGGCGGAGAGACTAATCGAAGAGAATCACGGATTCGCCTTGTTTGATTTGAACCGTAGGGTTTTAAACGCGTCGTTCAGTAGAACGCTTAGCCGGTTAGAGGCGGCGGTTACGGTTGAGTGTAATAACCGGAGAGATATAAGTGAACCGGTTGGTTATGGATTAAACCGGATGGTGAGAGCTGCGGTTAGAGCCGTGGGAGATGGACTCACTGGTTGGGGTGGTGAAGAAGAGACGGCGGATCAGTCGGCTGAGAAACTTGCGGCGGAGCTTCTTTGGTTGGTGGAGAAGATGGCGGTTTATGGATTCGCCGGTGAAGCCGTTGAGAAATGGGCTTCGGCTTCTAACTTGGCTTCGCTCGCTCTTTCTTCTGAGCCACGGCTTCAATCTTCTTTGGTCCAAATTTCTG CTTTATTGttcaaagaagcaaagaaggacACTGAGATGgaaagagatgaagagaaaTCGACGAGAGATGATGAGACAAATAAGAAGATGCTTGTTTCGTGGATTCCATTGTTGTGTCGAGCCAGCAACGGAGCAGATAAACCGGTGTTGAGAAGCTCGGAACGAGAAGAGCTCGAGAAAGTGTTGGAGAAGATGATATCAGAACTGAAAGAAGAGGAGCAAGAACGAGTTCTCTCACTCTGGCTTCACCATTACACacactgctcttcctctgactGGCCTGACCTCAACGGCTCTTATGTTCGTTGGTGCCATTCTTCTCGCCAGCTTTTGCTCTCTTATTACGTTCCTAGTGAATCACTATATACACTAGAGGCCTAG